The following are from one region of the Nicotiana tabacum cultivar K326 chromosome 3, ASM71507v2, whole genome shotgun sequence genome:
- the LOC142176651 gene encoding uncharacterized protein LOC142176651, protein MTISENLAENENNGDNTSMEQYQAQLLWITVILFTCMRLMVQDPLSTYFTKLKDLWAEYDSILPPPPSATEYIKQLEYQLLLQFLMGLNDSFEQARSQILLMPTLPSIDKAYAMVVQEESKKSITGGSYGHNDPTAMFIAHSTTR, encoded by the exons ATGACAATTTCTGAGAATCTGGCTGAAAACGAGAATAATGGAGATAATACGAGCATGGAGCAGTACCAAGCTCAATTGCTTTGGATCACAGTCATCCTCTTTACTTGCATGCGTCTGATGGTCCAGGATCCAT TATCGACCTATTTTACCAAGCTAAAAGATCTCTGGGCAGAATATGATTCGATACTGCCACCGCCTCCATCAGCTACTGAGTATATTAAGCAACTGGAGTATCAACTATTGCTGCAATTTTTGATGGGATTGAATGATAGTTTTGAGCAAGCAAGGAGCCAAATTCTGTTGATGCCAACTTTGCCATCCATAGACAAGGCTTATGCTATGGTGGTTCAGGAAGAAAGCAAGAAATCGATTACTGGTGGTAGTTATGGACATAATGATCCTACTGCCATGTTTATTGCTCATTCTACAACTAGATAA
- the LOC142176653 gene encoding uncharacterized protein LOC142176653 yields the protein MADFSPSLVPEVEKELLLKSGTSSGVWTLFTDSATNVRGSELSIVLKPPTGGIIRQSIKTARLTNNKAEYEAMIAGLELAKSLGADIVEAKCDSLLVVNQINGSYKVREDRMQRYLDKIQVTLRRFKEWTLVHVPREQNSEADALANLGSSVEEDDLLPRAVI from the coding sequence atggccgacttctcaccctccctcgtgcccgaggtagaaAAGGAACTTTTACTAAAATCAGGCACATCTTCCGGGGTATGGACCTTGTTCACTGATAGCGCCACAAACGTGAGAGGATCCGAACTCAGTATAGTCCTGAAGCCGCCTACGGGTGGCATAATCAGGCAATCTATAAAAACCGCAAGATTGACTAACAacaaagccgagtatgaggctatgattgcaggtctggaaTTGGCCAAAAGCCTGGGAGCTGATATCGTCGAAGCAAAATGCGATTCACTCTTGGTAGTAAACCAGATAAATGGGAGCTACAAGGTCCgagaagacaggatgcaaaggtatttggacaaaatccAAGTCACATTACgccgtttcaaagaatggaccttggTCCACGTACCTCGGGAgcagaacagcgaggccgatgccctcgcaaacctggGATCATCTGTTGAAGAAGATGACCTGCTCCCTAGGGCTGTTATTTAG